A window of the Bacteroidales bacterium genome harbors these coding sequences:
- a CDS encoding ATP-dependent DNA helicase RecQ, with product MQEKIINILKKYWGYNSFRPMQEDIILSVLNGNDTLALLPTGGGKSITFQVPALALDGVCIVISPLIALMKDQVENLKRRQINAYSIHSGLNQYEIENILSNCLYGNVKFLYVSPERLETDVFRNHLLKMKVGLVAVDEAHCISQWGFDFRPPYRNIAKIRQLVPDVPIIAVTATATPAVVDDIMEQLAFKKKTVFRQSFYRQNLTYNVIFEEDKTGRMLKLLSEYKGTAIVYVRNRRKTKEYADFLNRNKIKAHFYHAGLLPQERDKRQEDWLKGKVRVIVATNAFGMGIDKPDVRLVVHMDIPDCIEAYFQEAGRGGRDGNSSYAWLLWANSDIIEA from the coding sequence ATGCAAGAAAAGATCATTAATATATTAAAAAAATATTGGGGATATAACTCTTTCCGTCCAATGCAGGAAGATATTATACTTTCCGTTTTAAATGGGAATGATACTTTAGCCTTGCTGCCTACTGGTGGAGGAAAATCAATAACATTTCAAGTGCCAGCATTAGCTTTAGATGGAGTGTGTATCGTGATTTCTCCACTAATAGCGCTAATGAAAGATCAGGTTGAAAACTTAAAACGTCGCCAAATAAATGCGTATTCTATTCATAGTGGCTTAAATCAATATGAAATTGAAAACATTTTAAGCAATTGTTTATATGGAAATGTAAAGTTTTTATATGTCTCGCCAGAACGCTTAGAAACAGATGTGTTTAGAAATCATTTGCTTAAAATGAAAGTGGGACTTGTTGCTGTTGATGAAGCTCATTGTATTTCCCAATGGGGCTTTGATTTTAGACCGCCGTATAGAAATATTGCAAAAATAAGGCAACTTGTACCTGATGTGCCTATAATAGCTGTTACTGCTACTGCGACACCTGCTGTCGTTGATGATATAATGGAGCAACTTGCTTTTAAAAAGAAAACTGTTTTTAGGCAATCTTTTTACCGCCAAAATTTAACTTATAATGTTATTTTTGAAGAAGATAAGACGGGCAGAATGCTTAAATTATTAAGCGAATACAAGGGTACAGCTATTGTATATGTGCGTAATCGCCGTAAAACAAAAGAATATGCCGATTTTTTAAATAGAAATAAAATTAAGGCTCATTTTTATCATGCAGGTTTGTTGCCGCAGGAAAGAGATAAGCGACAGGAAGATTGGCTCAAGGGTAAAGTTAGAGTAATTGTTGCAACAAATGCTTTTGGAATGGGAATTGACAAGCCAGATGTTAGACTTGTTGTGCATATGGATATCCCAGATTGTATTGAGGCATATTTTCAAGAAGCAGGGCGCGGAGGACGAGATGGTAATTCTTCTTATGCGTGGTTGCTTTGGGCAAATTCAGATATTATTGAAGCATAA
- a CDS encoding SDR family oxidoreductase encodes MNKIAFISGATSGIGLSCVYKFASNGYRVILCGRRSDRLSHNVSKLVEKYGDNFHAISLDVRNRKDVEKAIQALPDEWKNIDVLVNNAGLALGLSPIQDGNVEHWEQMIDTNIKGLLYLSKAIIPIMIERKSGHIINVGSIAGREAYPNGNVYCATKAAVDSLTKNMRIDLLKYGIKVSQVAPGAADTEFSLVRFEGDKERADNVYKGYTPLSGDDIADVIYYLASLPPHVNINDVLVMCTAQATASIFHKV; translated from the coding sequence ATGAATAAAATTGCATTTATTTCTGGCGCTACAAGCGGTATTGGATTATCTTGTGTTTATAAATTTGCCTCAAATGGATATCGCGTAATTCTTTGTGGAAGACGTTCTGATAGACTTTCACATAATGTGTCAAAACTTGTTGAAAAATATGGAGACAATTTTCACGCAATTAGTTTAGATGTTAGAAATAGAAAAGATGTCGAAAAAGCAATCCAAGCATTGCCTGATGAATGGAAAAATATAGATGTTCTTGTAAATAACGCAGGATTAGCTCTTGGACTTTCACCAATTCAAGATGGAAATGTTGAGCATTGGGAGCAAATGATAGATACTAATATTAAAGGGCTTCTTTATCTTTCAAAAGCAATAATCCCAATTATGATTGAGAGAAAAAGCGGACATATTATTAATGTTGGCTCTATTGCTGGAAGGGAAGCTTATCCTAACGGAAATGTATATTGTGCCACCAAAGCTGCAGTTGATTCTTTAACTAAAAACATGAGAATAGATTTGCTAAAATATGGAATAAAAGTTTCTCAGGTAGCTCCGGGTGCGGCAGATACAGAGTTTAGCTTAGTTCGTTTTGAAGGTGACAAGGAACGGGCTGATAATGTGTATAAAGGCTATACTCCTCTTTCTGGCGATGATATTGCAGACGTAATATATTATTTGGCTTCTTTACCTCCTCATGTAAACATAAATGATGTTTTGGTTATGTGTACTGCACAGGCTACTGCAAGTATATTTCATAAGGTTTAG